In Gossypium hirsutum isolate 1008001.06 chromosome D01, Gossypium_hirsutum_v2.1, whole genome shotgun sequence, the genomic window GgttctttttctaaaattaaaagtatttaaaactcattttcaggaattgatttaattttctaaaaaccataattgaaaacattaTTGATATGCCATGTCACAGAATTccgaacactctaaggctaaaattcctaaaatacctctaaaactcctaggccttaTTTTGGAGTGTGACACATTATACTTTTATTTCCAAGAATTTAGtcttactttttagatttaactcgaacaaatatattcgattcgattcgattcgaattccatctcactcgaatcgattcgagaaaacttcaaataaagttaggatgataaaatgagattcgaaaactcgattaactcgaaaattttcgattcgatccgattcgatcgaatgctcacccctatttATAACCAAGAGTTGAAACTATTGAACAAATACCTATTTGAATTGTTGTGTCTGTATGAACTCACAAAATATTTCCTATAAAAGGACTCAAATTTCTCTTGAATTGTCACATAAAAAACTCTGAAGGTAAAACAATTCTgcagaaattctttatagaatTTAACATTCTTTTTATACATTGCTCAATGTTCAATAAACTATTTTTGTTAATGTAAAATGtaaataatcattttttattaaaaaatatatataatcattgcATTTCGTTGTATCCTTGAGGATtagttttttgtttttcttttgcatGGTAATATATACTATAATaatgaataaaagtttaaaaataataacttgATACATGATTTGGTGCTTTGTGCTATTGATCACCTTTCTCTTTAAGTATTCTATGTGTTCTGTTTAAGTGCTCAAACTTAATTGACTAACAATTCAAACGTTTCACATTAAAACTGCCGTAGCTTGCTAGCATAATCTAACTTCACCATTTTTAgttattattgaaattttttattttaataccaaGTTTGAAATTAAGCATGAAAACCAAGATATAATAAGACCAACTTAAATGATTTGATGTTTATTTTGAATTGAGAAACTCAATTTAATCTTCACATGATTAAATCCTAATATGATGATTTGATGAGAGAGAGAGAGGCAAAAGGAGAGGCTCCCCACACAAAGGTCAAATGATCTTTGTTAAGTGGTGGTGGAAGGTGGAATCTTTGTTTTATGTACccttttcatttcacatttttggtTTGAGAATAGAGCCCCCCTCTATTTGAGTGGCGGAAGATGAGGCAGTCCAAAAATCATGTCACCATGATTGAGATGTTGACCATAACTAAATGAACAAAATACTTCACCTCTGTTACACGTGTGTGTGGGCTCATCCTTCTCACCTAATTCTTGAAAACTTTTGGCTTCCCTTTCTAATTCCTCTCATTCATCTTAATCCCACTTTGGTCGCGCTTTACTTCAGTCATTACCTTTGGAATTTGCCTGCCTCAGCCTACTGTTGAGATCATGACTAAAGCATCAATGTAGTTGAGTCGTTCAAATATAAGAGACACCTATTTTTGCATCATATCCGATCTTTAGCAATCAAATTATTTGaggtaaaagtatgatttttacATTTGTCTCCTCTATTTAAAACatagataaattaatttctgtatgttagatcaaatagtaaattggttattttgttaaaaatttcatctatttttactgtttAAAATTAGCCTCTATATATTAGCATAAGGTATACGTGACACGTCATGTAtaactatttgattattttgtcagCCATGTCAGTTTTTAGTGGTAGAAATGGATGGAACAGAAAAGAACTGTTTAccttttgatttaatgtataaaaattaatttactcattctttaataaagaaagtaaaatacaatttaacttttaatttagaAATCTCGTCTACTTTTATGACATTATTTGCACTTTTTGTCAAGATACTTTTTGTATCTGTTTATCTAAATTCTTCAAAACGGGCAGTGGAAGCGTTGAAACTATGAACTTCACAAAATGTTTAAAATGTCAGTCCCAtctcatttgttttaattatgctTTCAATCccctacttttaaaatttaactctactttttttattattatttaacaactACAATTCACATTGTCAAATGGATTtcgttaaattgaattatatgacaGTTTTAAAAATGAAGGACAAAAATCACGCCACCGATATAAAATTTCGTAAAATCATGCAATGCCCATATTCATAATTGAAAACCTTACAAATTAGATTTATCTTCCATCAACGAAATGATTTGGAGttggaataaaattttaaaggatttatttatttgtttggtaAAACAGAAAAGGTCATAATTGATGAAAATCAGcttaaaatattgaaattggAGTGTGAATCGTGTCCTGCCCTGAAGTGAAATCTTCCAATGGCATCTTGTTCAAACTTTTTTGCTTTTTATAACTCGGTCATTGTGATtagaacagaaaaagaaaaagaaaggtttaCCAAGTCTTAGtcttatatttcaattttcaattccaACTTTGAAATATTGCAATGCAAAGATGAGCAACTcagttttatatttatatatcccATTTCGCCACTGCTCTGGCCAAATTTGGATGTTTATCATCtaaaattttcttccattttgaaaataaatttttcctaaccataattaaatttaatgtttcatCATCAAAAACTTGTATTCAATGCCCTACTTAAAAGTACATTGAAACCGCACCCAACCAGTTTTCTTCAACCCACCAACTCTTTTTGCGACACAAAACAAAATACATTGCTAAATgcagtaaaaagaaaaagagaaaaggaaatcTAAGCAATGCCCAATTATGAGTTGCCACCGCACCCTTTTCTCTCATTTAGTAGACTGATACAAAGGAGGTTACCAAATATATGACTGAATATGACACACTTTATCCCCTTATCTCCATAACCATACTTGGGGGAAATTTGGTTTCAAGGTAGCTTTATTTTTCAATCATGGATACTTATCAGCAACCTGATGAAAGCAAAGTAAAGGAGGAAATAAGAGAAGGGTCATCCATATTATCCTCCCCTGTTTCAACACCTTCAACCTCTCCTTCTCATGAATTCTCCTTCACAGTCTCTCTCCACTCTTCCTCCAATTATAAAACCAATACCCCATCTTCAATCGCCGTCGATTTGTCTCCGGCTGATGACCTTTTCTTTCATGGCCATTTGCTCCCTCTTCATCTCCTTTCTCACCTCCCTGTCTCCCCACGTTCATCCACCAATTCATTGGACGGCTTCAACGTTCCACCAAAAGAGTTGGTTGATGATCCAAAACCCGTAAAACCCACCAGCAAAAGCGATAGCAATATcagtcatcatcatcatcaacgcCACACCGTTGAAGAAGCAAAAGTGAAGAACAAGTCAAAGTCTTTCTCTTTGTTTAGTTTACCAAGGCGGCAAAAAGGGGTTAGAGAAAAAGAAGATAAAGAGAAACATGGCAAGAAAAATATGAGATTGGATTTGAGTAATGCGTTAAAGAGGTACATGAGGATGATTCGGCCATTGTTGTTCTTCACAggaaagagagagaagaaactccATCACCATACACAAGCTTACTCATTTTCAGGTAATTTGAGTTTGAGAAACAAAAAATCAGAGTTGAGAGGAAGGAAAAGAGACTATTATTCAGCTCCTGCTTCAATGAGGACATCTCCTACAAATAGTGGTCTTCTTGTTGCAACCACAGGGTCAACCAGTGATAGCACCATCGAAGAGTTGCAGGCTGCAATTCAATCTGCAATTGCTCATTGCAAGAACTCCTTTAAAGGGGGATGATAAAACTTAAATGCTAGGCCTAGTTTTCagttttttcccctttttaatcAACTTCTTCTCCAAGTTATATCAATTattgcctttttctttttctttttcatgtgtAAATGGTACATATAAACGAGTATGAAATTAGCTTAAAAGAATTGAAGATGGCTTCAACATATTTCAtctttaaaatgaaaaacttttGTTCACATGATTCATTAGTtgcataaaattataataatgaaaGTTGTTTAATTTCAGTATGTTAAATTTGAGATTAGATTATGTTTTACATCCCAGCATTCCATGCAATGTGGCTTCTTTTCTTGAAGTAAATAAACTTGTTTATATCGGTTTGATTATACAAAATTCAGTGAGAAAATTAACAGTTGCAGAAGGTACAAAATCTAATGAAAATGAAACAGATAAGAGCAACTGATTGTGTGTGGTAAACTTTCTCATCAATTATAGGAAAGGGAAGGGAGAAAGGACATTGAGATTGTTGTGATCATATGATATGTCTATTTGATTAGGCCGACAGCAAAATCCCGTATCTGCAATAACCATGAAAAATAACAAGTGTTGGagaaattttcatggaaaatttcccATTTCACCATCAAAATCCTCTATTTTTTCCCCTTGCATTTTAATCTTTGTAAAAGATCACAAACAATGTTGTCATCGTGTTTGGTGcattttcatggatgaaatttttaatagaaggtatagtttactctttaatctaatgtgtATAAATTActttactaattttttaaataaaaaagacaaaatgcAATTCAAATCTGACCACCATAATCCTTTTACCGAAATTTATCACATTTAGCAGTTGTCATAAAGTGTAAAAGAGCAAAGGATAGGTTTCATTTGATCAGTTAATCAAACATCTAATATAATTGCAAGGTCTATTCATCATATATTAACAATTGGCTGTCAACCACAGATGGGAAAA contains:
- the LOC107917144 gene encoding BRI1 kinase inhibitor 1, translating into MDTYQQPDESKVKEEIREGSSILSSPVSTPSTSPSHEFSFTVSLHSSSNYKTNTPSSIAVDLSPADDLFFHGHLLPLHLLSHLPVSPRSSTNSLDGFNVPPKELVDDPKPVKPTSKSDSNISHHHHQRHTVEEAKVKNKSKSFSLFSLPRRQKGVREKEDKEKHGKKNMRLDLSNALKRYMRMIRPLLFFTGKREKKLHHHTQAYSFSGNLSLRNKKSELRGRKRDYYSAPASMRTSPTNSGLLVATTGSTSDSTIEELQAAIQSAIAHCKNSFKGG